A stretch of Anaeromyxobacter dehalogenans 2CP-1 DNA encodes these proteins:
- a CDS encoding valine--tRNA ligase: MSNPNPIENENRTELAKGYEHREVEARWYPFWQERGYFHGDEHDRTRPPFSIVLPPPNVTGSLHLGHALTATLQDVLIRWKRMSGFNTLWLPGTDHAGIATQMIVEKELKKTEKKSRHDLGREAFLERVWAWKEQYGSRIGEQHKALGASLDWQRERFTMDEGLSRAVREVFVRLHEEGLIYREKKLINWCPDCRTALSDLEVEHEEAHQGELWSFAYPLADGSGEIVVATTRPETMLGDTAVAVHPLDPRYMALHGKKVRHPITGRTFPIVADSILVDPKFGTGAVKVTPAHDFNDFEVGKRHGLEMITVIGPDGRMTAEAGALAGLDRFEARKEVKRLLAEQGLDRGAKPHVLPLGRCQRSATILEPLLSDQWYVRIEPLARPAIEAVEQGRTRFIPEQWTNTYMAWMRNIHDWCISRQLWWGHQIPAWYCPDGHVTVARQTPEACSTCGKGELRQDEDVLDTWFSSGLWPFSTMGWPEQTETLRTFYPTSVMETGHDIIFFWVARMMMMGLHFMGEVPFRTVYLHPMVRDEKGQKMSKTKGNVIDPLVITDQYGADALRFTLAALTAQGRDIKLAKERIEGYRAFANKLWNASRFALMNLSGYQERGEDPARLARTPADRWILARLQRAVNETVEALDAFRFNDAANAVYAFVWHELCDWYIELAKEALASEDPEARRSVQAVLVHCLQTSYRLLHPFMPFITEELWHVLRAQVGASDWADSVLAAKYPRKGEADGAAESAFRPVLGIIDAVRNIRGEMGIPWKVKLGAQAPVEIAVADPALRDLLQAGELARVHRVAGVEGSRLVVAAATAPAPQSAVGVGPGFEVRVPLAGVIDLAAETARVDKEIGKVDQDLAVLERKLQNPSFVQNAPAAVVEKDRARAEELREKRGKLEAHRAMLSGSEANSARRDTMEIQNEQKPTQDGPAAESQPAQENTVVESAEKAVAVVSEAAQQAATAVASGIEKVAEAVRKTVRRSVKKAAATRAAMKKKVAKKAPAKKPAAKKAAAKKPAGKKKVAKKAPAKKVARKPAAKKTAKKPARKAAKRK; encoded by the coding sequence GTGTCGAACCCGAATCCCATCGAGAACGAGAACCGCACCGAGCTCGCCAAGGGCTACGAGCACCGCGAGGTCGAGGCCCGCTGGTATCCCTTCTGGCAGGAGCGCGGGTACTTCCACGGCGACGAGCACGATCGCACCCGCCCGCCGTTCTCCATCGTGCTGCCGCCGCCGAACGTGACCGGCTCGCTGCACCTCGGGCACGCGCTCACCGCCACGCTGCAGGACGTGCTCATCCGCTGGAAGCGGATGAGCGGGTTCAACACGCTCTGGCTCCCCGGGACCGATCACGCGGGCATCGCCACGCAGATGATCGTCGAGAAGGAGCTGAAGAAGACCGAGAAGAAGAGCCGGCACGACCTCGGGCGCGAGGCGTTCCTGGAGCGCGTCTGGGCGTGGAAGGAGCAGTACGGGTCGCGCATCGGCGAGCAGCACAAGGCGCTGGGCGCCTCGCTCGACTGGCAGCGCGAGCGCTTCACCATGGACGAGGGGCTCTCCCGGGCGGTGCGCGAGGTGTTCGTGCGCCTCCACGAGGAGGGGCTCATCTACCGGGAGAAGAAGCTCATCAACTGGTGCCCGGACTGCCGCACCGCGCTCTCCGACCTGGAGGTCGAGCACGAGGAGGCTCACCAGGGCGAGCTGTGGAGCTTCGCGTACCCGCTCGCCGACGGCTCGGGCGAGATCGTGGTCGCCACCACCCGGCCCGAGACCATGCTGGGCGACACCGCGGTGGCGGTGCACCCGCTCGACCCGCGCTACATGGCGCTCCACGGCAAGAAGGTCCGCCACCCCATCACCGGGCGCACCTTCCCGATCGTCGCCGACTCGATCCTGGTCGACCCGAAGTTCGGCACCGGCGCGGTGAAGGTCACCCCGGCGCACGACTTCAACGACTTCGAGGTCGGCAAGCGCCATGGGCTCGAGATGATCACCGTCATCGGCCCCGACGGCCGCATGACCGCCGAGGCCGGCGCGCTCGCCGGGCTGGATCGGTTCGAGGCGCGCAAGGAGGTGAAGCGCCTCCTCGCCGAGCAGGGCCTGGACCGCGGCGCGAAGCCGCACGTCCTGCCGCTGGGCCGCTGCCAGCGCAGCGCCACCATCCTCGAGCCGCTGCTCTCGGACCAGTGGTACGTGCGCATCGAGCCGCTGGCCCGGCCGGCCATCGAGGCGGTGGAGCAGGGCAGGACCCGCTTCATCCCCGAGCAGTGGACCAACACGTACATGGCGTGGATGCGCAACATCCACGACTGGTGCATCAGCCGGCAGCTGTGGTGGGGTCACCAGATCCCGGCCTGGTACTGCCCGGACGGCCACGTCACGGTGGCGCGGCAGACGCCGGAGGCCTGCTCGACCTGCGGCAAGGGCGAGCTGCGCCAGGACGAGGACGTCCTCGACACCTGGTTCTCGTCCGGCCTGTGGCCGTTCTCCACCATGGGCTGGCCGGAGCAGACCGAGACGCTGCGGACCTTCTACCCGACCTCCGTCATGGAGACCGGGCACGACATCATCTTCTTCTGGGTGGCCCGGATGATGATGATGGGCCTCCACTTCATGGGCGAGGTGCCTTTCCGGACGGTGTACCTGCACCCGATGGTGCGCGACGAGAAGGGCCAGAAGATGTCGAAGACGAAGGGGAACGTGATCGATCCCCTCGTCATCACCGACCAGTACGGCGCCGACGCGCTCCGCTTCACGCTGGCGGCGCTCACCGCGCAGGGCCGCGACATCAAGCTCGCGAAGGAGCGCATCGAGGGCTACCGCGCGTTCGCGAACAAGCTCTGGAACGCGAGCCGCTTCGCGCTCATGAACCTCTCCGGCTACCAGGAGCGCGGCGAGGACCCGGCCCGCCTCGCGCGCACGCCGGCCGACCGCTGGATCCTGGCCCGGCTGCAGCGGGCGGTGAACGAGACCGTGGAGGCGCTCGACGCCTTCCGGTTCAACGACGCCGCGAACGCCGTGTACGCGTTCGTCTGGCACGAGCTCTGCGACTGGTACATCGAGCTGGCGAAGGAGGCGCTCGCCTCCGAGGACCCCGAGGCGCGGCGGAGCGTCCAGGCCGTGCTGGTGCACTGCCTCCAGACGTCCTACCGGCTGCTGCACCCCTTCATGCCGTTCATCACCGAGGAGCTGTGGCACGTGCTCCGGGCGCAGGTCGGCGCGAGCGACTGGGCCGACTCGGTGCTCGCCGCCAAGTACCCCCGCAAGGGGGAGGCAGATGGGGCCGCCGAGTCCGCATTCCGGCCGGTTCTCGGGATCATCGACGCGGTGCGCAACATCCGCGGTGAGATGGGGATCCCGTGGAAGGTGAAGCTCGGCGCGCAGGCGCCGGTGGAGATCGCGGTCGCGGATCCCGCGCTCCGCGACCTGCTGCAGGCCGGCGAGCTGGCCCGGGTCCACCGGGTGGCAGGGGTCGAGGGCTCGCGCCTGGTCGTCGCGGCGGCGACGGCCCCGGCGCCGCAGTCGGCGGTGGGGGTGGGCCCCGGGTTCGAGGTCCGCGTCCCGCTGGCCGGGGTGATCGACCTCGCGGCCGAGACGGCGCGCGTGGACAAGGAGATCGGGAAGGTCGACCAGGACCTCGCCGTCCTCGAGCGGAAGCTCCAGAACCCGTCCTTCGTGCAGAACGCGCCGGCGGCGGTGGTCGAGAAGGACCGTGCCCGGGCGGAGGAGCTTCGCGAAAAAAGAGGCAAGCTCGAGGCGCATCGTGCGATGCTTTCGGGATCGGAGGCGAATTCCGCCAGGAGGGACACCATGGAGATCCAGAACGAGCAGAAGCCGACGCAGGACGGGCCCGCTGCCGAGTCGCAGCCGGCGCAGGAGAACACGGTCGTCGAGAGCGCCGAGAAGGCCGTCGCCGTGGTGAGCGAGGCCGCTCAGCAGGCCGCGACCGCGGTGGCGTCGGGCATCGAGAAGGTCGCGGAGGCGGTCCGCAAGACCGTTCGCCGGTCGGTGAAGAAGGCCGCGGCGACCCGCGCCGCCATGAAGAAGAAGGTCGCGAAGAAGGCCCCTGCGAAGAAGCCGGCCGCCAAGAAGGCCGCCGCGAAGAAGCCGGCCGGCAAGAAGAAGGTCGCGAAGAAGGCGCCCGCGAAGAAGGTCGCGCGGAAGCCGGCCGCGAAGAAGACCGCGAAGAAGCCGGCCCGGAAGGCCGCGAAGCGGAAGTAG
- the nadC gene encoding carboxylating nicotinate-nucleotide diphosphorylase, producing MPRLSAHAERLLDLALEEDLLLGDATSEATIDASATGEGRFLAKEDLVLAGTAVAVRVFERLGASCTFDRADGARAARGEVVGTARGTVRALLAAERTALNFLQRLSGVATATRRCADALAAGGGRTRLLDTRKTTPGWRMLEKAAVRAGGGKNHRFSLGDGVLIKDNHVAACGGVAEAVRRARASAGAMLRVEVEVEDLPGLEEAIAAGADLVLLDNMDDAAMAEAVRRAAGRALLEASGNMTLERLPRVAATGVDFVSMGAVTHSARAVDLAFDLA from the coding sequence ATGCCCCGGCTCTCCGCCCACGCCGAGCGCCTCCTCGATCTGGCGCTCGAGGAGGACCTCCTCCTCGGCGACGCGACGAGCGAGGCGACCATCGACGCCTCGGCGACCGGGGAGGGCCGGTTCCTCGCGAAGGAGGACCTGGTCCTCGCCGGTACCGCGGTGGCGGTGCGGGTGTTCGAGCGGCTCGGGGCATCCTGCACGTTCGACCGCGCCGACGGCGCGCGCGCCGCGCGCGGCGAGGTCGTCGGCACCGCGCGCGGCACCGTGCGCGCGCTGCTCGCCGCCGAGCGCACCGCGCTGAACTTCCTCCAGCGCCTCTCCGGCGTGGCGACCGCCACCCGGCGCTGCGCCGACGCGCTGGCCGCGGGCGGCGGGCGCACCCGCCTGCTCGACACGCGCAAGACCACGCCCGGCTGGCGCATGCTGGAGAAGGCGGCGGTGCGCGCCGGCGGCGGCAAGAACCACCGCTTCAGCCTGGGCGACGGCGTCCTCATCAAGGACAACCACGTCGCGGCGTGCGGCGGCGTCGCCGAGGCGGTCCGGCGCGCCCGCGCGTCGGCGGGCGCGATGCTGCGCGTCGAGGTCGAGGTCGAGGATCTACCGGGGCTGGAGGAGGCCATCGCCGCCGGCGCCGACCTGGTGCTGCTCGACAACATGGACGACGCCGCCATGGCCGAGGCGGTCCGCCGCGCGGCCGGGCGCGCGCTGCTCGAGGCCAGCGGCAACATGACGCTGGAGCGGCTCCCGCGCGTGGCCGCGACCGGGGTGGACTTCGTGTCCATGGGCGCGGTCACGCACAGCGCGCGGGCCGTGGACCTCGCGTTCGACCTCGCCTGA
- a CDS encoding biotin--[acetyl-CoA-carboxylase] ligase: MATEPSDSAELVLAFLAEAGDEVVSGEAISDKLGLTRAAVWKHVNALRARGYRIDAVPARGYRLAEVPDRLTALELRPLLNTHDLGQVLHAHEELASTNDRARELAEEGAAHGEVVIAERQTAGRGRRGRAWISPARKNLYFSAILRPDLPTARAPEVTLVASLAVCDVLRQAGVDAGIKWPNDVLAGGRKIAGILTELAAEPDRVHWIVVGVGVNVNARAEDFPDDLRGEATSVLLERGEPAPRALFAAACLTALEGWLDVHEEQGFGPIREAWRERSVTLGREVRVRVDDGELAGTAEDIDDAGALLVRTASGLERVLAGDVRLLRPR; the protein is encoded by the coding sequence ATGGCGACCGAGCCGTCCGACTCCGCCGAGCTGGTGCTCGCGTTCCTGGCCGAGGCCGGGGACGAGGTCGTGTCGGGCGAGGCCATCTCCGACAAGCTGGGCCTGACCCGCGCCGCGGTGTGGAAGCACGTGAACGCGCTCCGTGCCCGCGGCTACCGCATCGACGCGGTGCCGGCGCGCGGCTACCGCCTGGCCGAGGTGCCGGACCGGCTCACCGCGCTGGAGCTGCGACCGCTGCTCAACACCCACGACCTGGGGCAGGTGCTCCACGCGCACGAGGAGCTCGCCTCGACGAACGACCGCGCCCGGGAGCTGGCCGAGGAGGGCGCCGCCCACGGCGAGGTGGTGATCGCCGAGCGTCAGACCGCCGGTCGGGGACGGCGCGGCCGCGCCTGGATCTCGCCCGCGCGCAAGAACCTCTACTTCTCCGCGATCCTGCGGCCCGACCTGCCCACGGCGCGCGCGCCGGAGGTCACGCTGGTCGCCTCGCTGGCGGTCTGCGACGTCCTCCGGCAGGCCGGGGTGGACGCGGGCATCAAGTGGCCGAACGACGTGCTCGCGGGCGGGCGCAAGATCGCCGGGATCCTCACCGAGCTGGCGGCCGAGCCCGACCGCGTCCACTGGATCGTCGTGGGCGTCGGCGTGAACGTGAACGCCCGGGCCGAGGACTTCCCGGACGACCTGCGCGGCGAGGCCACCAGCGTGCTGCTGGAGCGCGGCGAGCCCGCGCCGCGCGCGCTGTTCGCCGCCGCCTGCCTGACCGCGCTGGAGGGCTGGCTGGACGTGCACGAGGAGCAGGGCTTCGGGCCCATCCGCGAGGCGTGGCGCGAGCGGTCGGTGACGCTGGGGCGCGAGGTGCGGGTGCGGGTGGACGACGGCGAGCTGGCGGGCACGGCCGAGGACATCGACGACGCCGGGGCCCTGCTGGTCCGGACGGCGAGCGGGCTGGAGCGGGTGCTCGCCGGCGACGTCCGCCTGCTGCGGCCCCGCTGA
- a CDS encoding type III pantothenate kinase, with the protein MLLAIDVGNTNTTLGVYDGAVLRRHWRVETSHTRTYDEYGILLRQLFASAGLEPARVSAVVIASVVPPLAFTLEQMCVRYFDRKPMFVGPGMKTGMPILYENPREVGADRVVNAVAAYERWRCALVVVDFGTATTFDVISAKGEYLGGAICPGIGISMDALARSASKLPRVEFAKPPSVVGKNTVASIQAGLVYGYVGMVDGICAQIAAELATPPKVVATGGLAPLIAGVSRSITEVDEHLTLEGLRILHERNR; encoded by the coding sequence GTGCTCCTCGCCATCGACGTCGGCAACACGAACACGACCCTGGGCGTCTACGACGGCGCCGTGCTGCGCAGGCACTGGCGCGTGGAGACGAGCCACACCCGCACCTACGACGAGTACGGGATCCTGCTGCGCCAGCTGTTCGCCTCGGCCGGCCTCGAGCCGGCGCGGGTCTCGGCGGTGGTGATCGCGAGCGTGGTCCCGCCGCTCGCCTTCACCCTCGAGCAGATGTGCGTGCGGTACTTCGATCGCAAGCCCATGTTCGTCGGCCCGGGGATGAAGACCGGGATGCCCATCCTCTACGAGAACCCGCGCGAGGTGGGCGCCGACCGGGTGGTGAACGCGGTGGCCGCGTACGAGCGCTGGCGCTGCGCCCTGGTGGTGGTGGACTTCGGCACCGCCACCACCTTCGACGTCATCTCCGCGAAGGGCGAGTACCTCGGCGGCGCGATCTGCCCCGGGATCGGCATCTCCATGGACGCCCTCGCGCGCAGCGCGTCCAAGCTGCCGCGGGTGGAGTTCGCGAAGCCGCCCTCGGTCGTCGGCAAGAACACCGTCGCCTCCATCCAGGCCGGTCTGGTGTACGGGTACGTCGGGATGGTGGACGGGATCTGCGCGCAGATCGCGGCCGAGCTGGCCACGCCGCCCAAGGTGGTGGCGACCGGCGGGCTCGCGCCGCTCATCGCAGGCGTCTCCCGCAGCATCACCGAGGTGGACGAGCACCTCACGCTGGAGGGGCTGCGGATCCTCCACGAGCGCAACCGGTGA
- a CDS encoding tetratricopeptide repeat protein, producing the protein MTAQATPAAAPRGAAPARSLLDEGLAAFVARDVGAAHAAFERAHRRDPRDARAMSWYGVTLVLVERNSNLGVTLCDQALRATGPDPELLLNQARVHLALNQRERAVRAILRGLELWPRDASLCMARDTIGIRRPPVIGALSRNNPLNRFLGRIRHRWQRRHAPLYEMSPVALGFAPAPAQAAGTPPPAPLPLEVEAKPAAVEPSVEPPVEPPAEPTPSDAAAALPAGDGPAPSGPAAAASPVSDEAPSAPAPADSGPAAQDATAPAAAEPDGPREVER; encoded by the coding sequence GTGACCGCCCAGGCGACCCCAGCCGCGGCGCCGCGCGGTGCCGCCCCGGCGCGGAGCCTCCTCGACGAGGGCCTCGCCGCCTTCGTCGCGCGCGACGTGGGCGCGGCGCACGCCGCGTTCGAGCGCGCGCACCGCAGGGACCCGCGCGACGCCCGCGCCATGTCCTGGTACGGCGTGACGCTGGTGCTCGTGGAGAGGAACTCGAACCTGGGCGTCACGCTGTGCGACCAGGCGCTGCGCGCCACCGGGCCGGATCCGGAGCTCCTGCTCAACCAGGCCCGCGTGCACCTCGCGCTCAACCAGCGCGAGCGGGCCGTGCGCGCCATCCTGCGCGGGCTCGAGCTGTGGCCGCGCGACGCGAGCCTCTGCATGGCCCGCGACACGATCGGCATCCGCCGCCCGCCGGTGATCGGCGCCCTGTCGCGCAACAACCCGCTGAACCGCTTCCTCGGGCGGATCCGGCACCGGTGGCAGCGGCGCCACGCGCCGCTCTACGAGATGTCGCCGGTCGCGCTGGGCTTCGCGCCCGCGCCCGCGCAGGCCGCCGGCACGCCGCCGCCCGCGCCCCTGCCGCTGGAGGTGGAGGCGAAGCCGGCCGCGGTCGAGCCGTCCGTCGAGCCGCCGGTGGAGCCGCCGGCGGAGCCCACCCCATCCGACGCGGCCGCCGCCTTACCCGCCGGCGACGGGCCGGCACCGTCCGGGCCCGCCGCCGCTGCGTCCCCCGTATCCGACGAGGCGCCGAGCGCGCCCGCGCCTGCCGACTCCGGGCCCGCCGCGCAGGACGCCACTGCGCCCGCGGCCGCGGAGCCGGACGGGCCTCGAGAGGTCGAACGCTGA
- the murJ gene encoding murein biosynthesis integral membrane protein MurJ, giving the protein MAGSPEAAGAAPVRVGRAVWLSAATMSSRVLGLVRDQLFAILIGANRFSDAFVVAFRIPNLLRDLFAEGALSSAFVPAFADAHRNRGRDAAYRLANTVVALVLLVVGSITLLGVAFAGPLVALMAPGYTADQAALAAHLTRIMMPFLLLVSLSAVAMGMLNAQGRFTAPAVAPALFNVGSIAVGMGLWLAGLPPERAVVGWSIGTLLGGALQLAAQLPSVRAVGYRARPALAAGALADPGVRRIFRLMGAAVVGLSATQVNILVNTIFASHEEGANTWLQMAFRLMQLPLGVFGVAIATVAGAGVAQRAAARDMDAVQDTLGSALRLVAFLNVPSAVGLAVLARPIISVIYEHGRFGAADTDATAAALVCYAAGLYAYSAVKVLAPAFYALDRARVPVVGSVLGMTSNVVLNLALYPVLGYRGVALGTSLAALANFAVLLFSWRRRHGRLGGEGLARQLGKVLLASAALAAVAWAAERGLATLLRDHRGVPAQLALAFGPIAAGGLAYLAAARALRIAELDELLAGLRRRRARRA; this is encoded by the coding sequence GTGGCCGGGAGCCCCGAGGCGGCGGGCGCGGCGCCGGTCCGCGTCGGGCGCGCGGTGTGGCTGTCGGCGGCGACCATGTCGTCGCGGGTGCTGGGCCTCGTCCGCGACCAGCTCTTCGCGATCCTGATCGGCGCGAACCGGTTCTCCGACGCGTTCGTGGTCGCGTTCCGGATCCCCAACCTGCTCCGCGACCTGTTCGCCGAGGGCGCGCTCTCCTCCGCGTTCGTGCCGGCGTTCGCGGACGCCCACCGCAACCGGGGCCGCGACGCCGCCTACCGGCTCGCCAACACGGTGGTGGCGCTGGTGCTGCTGGTGGTGGGGAGCATCACGCTGCTCGGCGTCGCCTTCGCCGGCCCGCTCGTCGCGCTCATGGCGCCGGGCTACACCGCCGACCAGGCGGCGCTGGCCGCGCACCTCACCCGCATCATGATGCCGTTCCTGCTCCTCGTCTCGCTCTCGGCGGTGGCGATGGGCATGCTGAACGCGCAGGGGCGCTTCACCGCGCCGGCGGTGGCCCCCGCGCTCTTCAACGTGGGGTCGATCGCGGTGGGCATGGGGCTGTGGCTGGCCGGGCTGCCGCCGGAGCGGGCGGTGGTGGGCTGGTCCATCGGCACGCTGCTCGGCGGCGCGCTCCAGCTCGCGGCCCAGCTCCCCTCGGTCCGCGCGGTGGGCTACCGCGCCCGGCCGGCGCTCGCGGCGGGCGCGCTGGCCGATCCCGGCGTGCGCCGCATCTTCCGGCTGATGGGCGCCGCGGTGGTGGGGCTCTCCGCCACGCAGGTGAACATCCTCGTCAACACCATCTTCGCCTCGCACGAGGAGGGCGCGAACACCTGGCTCCAGATGGCGTTCCGCCTCATGCAGCTCCCGCTCGGCGTGTTCGGCGTGGCGATCGCCACGGTGGCCGGCGCGGGCGTGGCGCAGCGGGCGGCGGCGCGCGACATGGACGCGGTGCAGGACACGCTCGGCTCGGCGCTGCGGCTGGTCGCGTTCCTGAACGTGCCCTCGGCGGTGGGGCTGGCGGTGCTGGCCCGGCCCATCATCTCGGTCATCTACGAGCACGGGCGCTTCGGCGCGGCCGACACCGACGCCACCGCCGCGGCGCTGGTCTGCTACGCGGCCGGGCTCTACGCCTACTCCGCGGTCAAGGTGCTCGCGCCGGCGTTCTACGCGCTCGACCGGGCCCGCGTGCCGGTGGTGGGGAGCGTGCTCGGCATGACCTCGAACGTGGTCCTGAACCTCGCGCTGTACCCGGTGCTCGGGTACCGCGGCGTGGCGCTCGGGACCTCGCTCGCGGCGCTCGCGAACTTCGCGGTGCTGCTGTTCTCCTGGCGGCGGCGGCACGGACGGCTGGGCGGGGAGGGGCTCGCCCGCCAGCTCGGCAAGGTCCTGCTCGCCTCGGCGGCGCTGGCGGCGGTCGCCTGGGCGGCCGAGCGTGGGCTCGCCACGCTGCTCCGCGACCACCGCGGCGTCCCGGCCCAGCTCGCCCTCGCGTTCGGCCCCATCGCGGCGGGCGGCCTCGCCTACCTCGCCGCGGCGCGGGCCCTGCGCATCGCCGAGCTCGACGAGCTGCTCGCCGGGCTGCGCCGGCGCCGGGCGCGCCGGGCCTGA
- a CDS encoding glycine zipper domain-containing protein, with protein MDEMRHRAEELAGGMQEQLEGLRGYAEDAGEWIRGFARERPIAAVAIAVGLGFLAGRLLSRT; from the coding sequence ATGGACGAGATGCGGCACCGGGCGGAGGAGCTGGCCGGGGGCATGCAGGAGCAGCTCGAGGGGCTCCGCGGCTATGCCGAGGACGCGGGCGAGTGGATCCGCGGCTTCGCGCGCGAGCGGCCCATCGCGGCCGTCGCCATCGCCGTCGGGCTCGGGTTCCTGGCCGGCCGGCTGCTCTCGCGGACCTGA
- a CDS encoding STAS domain-containing protein, with protein MMDVTRGARGELVIRIEGVFDRQAASRLSGWLGEIPASAPLLLDFSGVREVQDLGVAAMAGQLCGRETVEVVGLGRHQHRLLRYLGVTLAPPVGDEEALG; from the coding sequence ATGATGGACGTGACGCGCGGGGCACGCGGCGAGCTCGTCATCCGGATCGAGGGCGTCTTCGATCGGCAGGCCGCGAGCCGCCTCTCGGGGTGGCTCGGCGAGATCCCCGCCTCCGCCCCGCTGCTGCTCGACTTCTCGGGCGTGCGCGAGGTGCAGGACCTGGGCGTCGCCGCCATGGCGGGGCAGCTCTGCGGGCGCGAGACGGTCGAGGTGGTGGGCCTGGGCCGCCACCAGCACCGGCTGCTGCGCTACCTCGGGGTCACGCTCGCGCCGCCGGTCGGCGACGAGGAGGCGCTCGGGTAA
- a CDS encoding response regulator yields the protein MPTKILLIENDAAFAAELSKALEASGFDVRVTGDGKLGIELAREWAPAGVVLSVELPGMSGYLVCQKLKKDDALKATPLVLTSAEATEETFENHRKLKVRADEYLLKPFPAAALLEKLGALVGLPDLGEEPLEADEEIVSLEEEMGLEAVSDLAEADLPALDLDALPDEPGDAAAGPAADDLALLDEAFDGIAAPSPERPGDALDLALGLGDGPAAVDDPLDPSLLDPTDDLPGAAGLAGTDDADGGLSLLDADAALGALADEPPAPARPSVRGASADALRAAGIRLLEDSPAPAPAAARAGADPAELAALRAQLRQAEDAAAGAAAEQAALRARGDAAEAEAERARAELAGAREEARDAADRAETVERELAELRDRLAGAERAAGDAERRAEDAEARALEAEDAARKRAAEAAAAAEAAARAEAMERELEELRTELVVARGEAEGARGEVENRTAELGRRVAELEAANAKNEERVLKAYQKIKGDEKVKDKVRKALAIAAQLLDEGLPADPAAEKERRAASPLVRE from the coding sequence ATGCCGACGAAGATCCTGCTCATCGAGAACGACGCCGCGTTCGCCGCCGAGCTCTCGAAGGCGCTCGAGGCGAGCGGCTTCGACGTGCGCGTCACCGGCGACGGGAAGCTCGGGATCGAGCTGGCGCGCGAGTGGGCCCCCGCGGGCGTGGTCCTCTCCGTCGAGCTGCCGGGCATGAGCGGCTACCTCGTCTGCCAGAAGCTGAAGAAGGACGACGCGCTGAAGGCGACGCCGCTCGTGCTCACCAGCGCCGAGGCGACCGAGGAGACGTTCGAGAACCACCGCAAGCTGAAGGTCCGCGCCGACGAGTACCTGCTGAAGCCGTTCCCGGCCGCGGCGCTGCTGGAGAAGCTCGGCGCGCTGGTGGGGCTGCCCGACCTCGGCGAGGAGCCGCTCGAGGCCGACGAGGAGATCGTCTCCCTCGAGGAGGAGATGGGGCTCGAGGCCGTCTCGGACCTCGCCGAGGCGGACCTCCCCGCGCTCGACCTCGACGCGCTCCCGGACGAGCCGGGCGATGCGGCCGCAGGTCCGGCGGCGGACGACCTGGCGCTGCTCGACGAGGCGTTCGACGGGATCGCGGCGCCGAGCCCGGAGCGGCCCGGCGACGCGCTCGACCTGGCGCTCGGGCTCGGCGACGGCCCGGCGGCGGTGGACGACCCGCTGGACCCGTCGCTGCTCGACCCGACCGACGACCTCCCCGGCGCCGCGGGCCTGGCCGGCACGGACGACGCCGACGGCGGCCTCTCGCTGCTCGACGCCGACGCGGCGCTCGGCGCGCTCGCCGACGAGCCGCCCGCGCCGGCGCGCCCGTCGGTGCGCGGCGCCAGCGCCGACGCGCTGCGCGCGGCCGGGATCCGGCTGCTGGAGGACTCGCCGGCCCCCGCGCCGGCCGCGGCGCGTGCCGGCGCCGATCCGGCCGAGCTCGCGGCGCTGCGCGCGCAGCTCCGTCAGGCGGAGGACGCCGCCGCGGGCGCTGCCGCGGAGCAGGCCGCCCTCCGCGCGCGCGGAGACGCGGCCGAGGCCGAGGCCGAGCGCGCCCGCGCCGAGCTGGCCGGGGCGCGCGAGGAGGCGCGGGACGCCGCCGACCGGGCGGAGACCGTGGAGCGCGAGCTGGCGGAGCTGCGCGACCGGCTGGCCGGCGCCGAGCGCGCCGCCGGCGACGCCGAGCGGCGCGCCGAGGACGCCGAGGCGCGCGCGCTGGAGGCCGAGGACGCCGCGCGCAAGCGAGCCGCGGAGGCGGCGGCCGCCGCCGAGGCCGCGGCGCGCGCCGAGGCGATGGAGCGCGAGCTGGAGGAGCTGCGCACCGAGCTGGTGGTGGCGCGCGGCGAGGCCGAGGGCGCCCGCGGCGAGGTGGAGAACCGCACCGCCGAGCTGGGCCGGCGCGTGGCCGAGCTGGAGGCCGCGAACGCCAAGAACGAGGAGCGCGTCCTCAAGGCGTACCAGAAGATCAAGGGCGACGAGAAGGTGAAGGACAAGGTCCGCAAGGCGCTCGCGATCGCCGCGCAGCTCCTCGACGAGGGGCTGCCCGCGGACCCGGCCGCCGAGAAGGAGCGCCGCGCCGCCTCGCCGCTGGTGCGCGAGTAG